A stretch of Arcobacter sp. F2176 DNA encodes these proteins:
- a CDS encoding AEC family transporter, translating into MSLFFLILLKVFPIYINVILGYLSTKYLHVKRESIAALLIYILGPIVVFSATLSVKINFAVAFLPIFLYIFCSVLAFGSLYLFKNSWSDPTGNILAFSAGTGNTGYFGIPLAIIFFPPSLADIYIFTVLTSLLYESTTGFYVTAKGNFTVAQALKKMSKLPILYAFILGIILNLVGFEIPQAISSYTAQFKGAYGILGMMMLGMGLIGLKNSDDNFDMKFISITFFMKFIFWPLSIVGFIYLDKTFFMFLNEDLYKVLFLFAIVPLAGNTVTLAVLLNAKPEKASLAVFLSTVVSVIAIPLYIFWYGGF; encoded by the coding sequence ATGAGTCTATTTTTTCTAATTTTACTAAAAGTATTCCCTATTTATATCAATGTTATTTTAGGATATTTATCTACAAAATATCTTCATGTAAAAAGAGAATCAATCGCTGCATTACTAATATATATTTTAGGTCCTATTGTCGTTTTTTCAGCAACTTTGAGTGTAAAGATTAATTTTGCAGTTGCTTTTTTACCTATATTTTTATATATATTTTGTTCAGTTTTAGCTTTTGGCTCGCTATATTTATTTAAAAATTCTTGGTCTGATCCCACAGGAAATATCTTAGCTTTTTCAGCAGGTACTGGAAATACTGGATATTTTGGTATTCCCTTGGCAATTATATTTTTTCCTCCTTCTTTAGCAGATATTTATATTTTTACAGTTTTGACTTCTTTATTGTATGAAAGTACAACAGGCTTTTATGTAACCGCAAAGGGTAATTTTACAGTTGCTCAAGCTTTAAAGAAAATGTCAAAGTTACCAATTCTTTATGCTTTTATTTTAGGAATAATACTAAATTTAGTTGGTTTTGAAATACCTCAAGCTATAAGCTCTTATACTGCACAATTCAAAGGTGCTTATGGAATCTTAGGAATGATGATGCTTGGTATGGGTTTGATTGGTTTAAAAAATAGTGATGATAATTTCGATATGAAATTTATCTCTATAACATTTTTTATGAAATTTATTTTTTGGCCTTTATCAATTGTAGGATTTATCTATTTAGATAAAACATTTTTTATGTTTTTAAATGAAGATTTATATAAAGTTTTATTTCTTTTTGCAATTGTACCACTTGCTGGCAATACAGTAACTCTAGCAGTGTTATTAAATGCTAAACCAGAAAAGGCAAGCTTGGCTGTGTTTTTAAGCACAGTAGTCTCTGTTATAGCAATACCGCTATATATCTTTTGGTATGGAGGATTTTAA